The nucleotide sequence GCCTGCGCGAGCTCGTCGGCACGCCGCACGTCATGGCGGTCGTCAAGGCCGACGCGTACGGCCACGGCGCCGTCGAGTGCGCCCGTGCAGCGCTGGCCGGCGGGGCGGACTGGCTCGGAGTCGCCGAGATCTCCGAGGGCCTCGCGCTGCGGGAGGCCGGCATCACCGCGCCCGTGCTGGCGTGGCTGCACGACCCCGACGACGACTTCGCCGACGCCGTCCGCGCCGGTCTCGACCTCGGGATCTCGTCCCGCGTCCAGCTGGAGGCCGCAGCGGCCGCAGCCACGGGCGACCGGCCGGCCTTCGTCCAGCTCAAGATCGAGACCGGTCTGAGTCGCAACGGCGTCCCGGAGTCCGAGTGGGATGCGGTGGTCACGCGCGCACGCGAGCTCGAGGTCGCCGGGCTCGTCCGCGTCCGCGGCATCTTCTCGCACCTCTCCAACGCGTCGCCGGAGGACGACCGCGCCGCGATCGCCGCGTTCGAACGTGCGCTCGATCGCGCATCCGCCGTCGGACTCGATCCCGAGCTGCGGCACATCGCAGCCAGTGCGGCCGCCCTCTCACTGCCGGAGTCGCGGTTCGACCTCGTCCGCCTCGGCATCGCCGTGTACGGGCTGTCGCCCTTCGGCCGGGAGTCGGCCGTCGAGCTCGGGCTGCGTCCCGCGATGACGCTGCGCGGGCGGGTGGCCGCGGTCCGGCGCGTGCCCGCGGGCACAGGCGTCTCCTACGACTACACGTACCGCACCGAGAAGGAGACGACGCTCGTCCTCGTCCCCCTCGGCTATGCGGAGGGCATCCCGCGTCATGCGTCCAACCGCGGTCCCGTCGCGATCGGCGGCCGCACGTTCCGGATCAGCGGGCGCGTCGCCATGGACCAGTTCGTGGTCGACGTCGGCGACCTGGACGTGGCGGTCGGCGACGAGGTCGTCCTGTTCGGCGACCCCGCGAGCGGTGTGCCGGGGGCGGACGACTGGGCCGAGGCCGCCGACACCATCAACTACGAGATCGTCACGCGTCTCGGCGGACGGCTGAGACGGAGCTACACCGGAGGCGGCCGATGACGGACGCGCTGCAGGTGCCCGCCGTCCGGCGGGTCGCAACGGCGGACGAGATGCACGAACTCGGCCGGGATCTCGCTGGCGTCCTCCGAGCGGGCGACCTCGTCATCCTGTCCGGTCCGCTCGGGGCGGGCAAGACGACGCTGACGCGCGGGATCGGCGAAGCGCTGGACGTGCGCGGCCCGGTGACCAGCCCCACGTTCGTGCTCGCCCGGACGCATCCCAGTCTCTCCGGCGGCGCGCCGCTCGTCCACGTCGACGCGTACCGCCTGTCGAGCGCGCTGGAGCTCGACGACCTCGACATCGACTTCGCGCGCTCGGTCGTGGTGGTGGAGTGGGGCGCCGGGATGCTCGACGGCGTCGCCGAGTCGTGGCTCGAGGTCGCGATCGAGCGGCCGACCGGAGCGGCGGAGGGCGCGGCCGTAGACGCCGATGCCGTCGACGAGACGGACGAACCGCGTACCGTCACGCTGACCGGGTTCGGTCCGCGCTGGGTGCCGCTCGCGGGCTCCTCGTCCGCCGATCCCGCTTAGGCTGGATGCATGCTGCTCGCCATCGACACGTCCGCCGGGACCAGCGTCGCCGTCGTCGACCGGGAGGGCGGGGTGCTCTCGGAGATCATCGAGACCGACACCATGCGTCACGCGGAGGTGATCGGCACTCTGATCGATGAGGCGCTGACCGTGGCCGGCATCGAGGTGCGCGCTCTGTCGGGCGTCGTCGCCGGGATGGGGCCGGGCCCGTTCACGGGACTCCGGGTCGGCATCGCCGCGGCGAAGGCGTTCGCGATCGGCGCGGGCAAGCCGCTCGTCCCCGTCGTCAGCCATGACGCCGTCGCCTACGACCGCTACGCGTCCGGGCACGAGGGTCCGCTGCTGATCGTCACCGACGCCCGGCGCCGCGAACGCTACTGGACCGCCTACTCGGGCGTCGACGGGTTCGGTCTCCCGATCCGCCTCGACGGGCCGGGCCTCGCCCGCCCGGACGAGCTGCCGCATCCCGATATCGCGCGAGTCGACGCCGACGTCGTACCCGCCGGGCGGCTCGGCATGATCGCCGAGCTGCGCTACGCGAACCGGCTGCCCATGGACCCCGACGTCGCCCTCTACCTGCGCTCGCCGGATGTGACGCCGTCCGCCGGGCCGAAGCGGGTGACGGCGTGACCGATCCCGCCCGCACCGTGCACCAGCTGCGCCGCGCCGAGCCCGCCGACGTGCCCGCGATCATGGAGCTGGAGCGCAGCGTCTTCGAGAACGACGCGTGGTCGGAGCGATCCATGCGCTCGGAGGTCGCCGGCGAGCACGGCTACTACCTCGTCGCGTTCGCACCGGAGTCGCCCGACCGCCTCGCCGGATATGCCGGACTCCTCGCCCCGCGCGGGGGAGGGGAGGGCGACATCCAGACCATCGCGGTCGCCCCGCACGCTCGCCGCCGCGGGCTGGGACGTCAGCTCATGCTCGCCCTGATCGCCGAGGCGCGGAAACGCGGCGCCCGCGAGGTGTTCCTCGAAGTGCGCGCCGACAACCAGGGCGCCCAGACCCTCTACCGCGACCTCGGTTTCGAAGAGATCGGCGTGCGCCCGAAGTACTACCAGCCGGACGGTGTGGATGCGATCGTGATGCGTCTCGCCGTCCCCAGCCCGGAGACCACCGTCGCATGACCAGTGCAGCATCCACTCGCCTCGATCCGGCGTCCGTGAAGGAGCCGCTCGTGCTCGGCATCGAGACGTCATGCGACGAGACCGGTGTGGGGATCGTCCGCGGCACGACGCTGCTCGCCAACACGATCGCGTCGTCGATGGAGGAGCACGCCCGCTACGGCGGCGTCGTCCCGGAGGTCGCCGCCCGCGCACATCTGGAGGCCCTGGAACCGACGCTGCGCACCGCCGTAGCGGACGCGGGGATCGAGCTGGCCGACGTCGACGCCATCGCTGTGACCAGCGGCCCCGGACTCTCGGGTGCGCTCATGGTCGGCGTCGGCGCGGCAAAGGCGCTCGCCGTCTCCCTCGGCAAGCCGCTGTATGCCGTCAACCACCTCGTCGGCCACGTCGGCGCCGATCTGCTCGACGCGCAGGGCGGCCCGGGTCATGCCGTCGAGCTGCCGACGATCGCCCTGCTCGTCTCGGGCGGCCACACCTCCCTGCTGCTCGTCCGCGACCTCGTCTCGGACGTCGAGCTGCTCGGCGAGACCATCGACGACGCAGCCGGTGAGGCGTTCGACAAGGTCGCCCGCGTGCTCGGCCTGCCGTATCCCGGCGGCCCGCAGATCGACCGCGTCGCCGCGGACGGCGACCCGAAGGCGATCCGCTTCCCGCGGGGGCTGACCCGGCCGAAGGACCTGGAGAAGCACCGGTACGACTTCTCCTTCTCCGGACTCAAGACCGCGGTCGCGCGCTGGGTCGAGCAGCGTCAGGATGCCGGGGAAGAGGTGCCGGTCGCCGATGTCGCTGCGTCGTTCCGGGAGGCGGTGGCGGACGTGCTGATCACGAAAGCGCTGGCCGCATGCCGCGATCACGACGTGCCCCGGCTGCTGCTCGGCGGCGGTGTCGTGGCGAACGCCCGGGTGCGCCAGCTCGCCATCGCGCGGGCGGCCGAAGCCGGTGTCGCGCTGCGCATCCCGGCACTTTCGCTGTGCACGGACAACGGCGCGATGATCGCGGCGCTGGGGGCGCAGCTGATCATGGCGGGCCACGGCCCGAGCGAGCTCACCTTCTCGGCGGACTCCACGCTCCCGGTGACGGAGATTCAGGTCACCGCCTGAGTGGTGCGTTGACACCCTCCCGGACCCCCTGCCACGATGGGTGTGATACAGCGTTCTCTCAGGAAATCCGTTTCCGCTGAGGCGCCGACCACCAGCTTCCCGCACCGAAGGAGATGGGTCTCATGACCGACCCGAACGCCCCCGTCGAACCGACGGACCCGAACTCGCAGAACGGATCGGTCCCGCCGCCGCCGCCCGCCCCGCCCGCGTCCGACACGGGGGCCGTGCCGCCGCCCGCGCCGGGTTACGGTCAGCAGCCGCCGGCTCCGGACTACGGGCAGCAGCCGCCGGCTCCGGGATACGGCCAGCAGCCGCCGGCCCCGGGATACGGTCAGCAGCCGCCGGCCCCGGGGTACGGTCAGCAGTACCAGCAGCCCTACGGCCAGCAGCCGGGCCAGCCCCAGCAGCCGTACGGCCAGCCGGCGTACGGACAGCCCGCTCCCGGCTACACCCAGCCGTACGGGCAGCCCGCCGCCAAGTCGCCGATCCTGAGCATCCTGTCGCTCGTCGGCGGCATCCTCGGCATCGTGCTCAACATCGCCTGGGGCATCGGCTTCCTGTTCGGCATCGCGGCGGTCGTGCTCGGCTTCATCGGCCGCAACAAGGAGCCGCAAGCCAAGGGCTTCTGGCTCACCGGTATCATCCTCGGCTTCGTGAGCATCGCGATCGCGATCATCTACTGGATCTTCCTGGCGATCATCTTCGCGAGCATCGCGAACTACCAGGGCACCTACTGATCAGAGCCCTGTGAAGCGGTTCGCCGACGGCCTCAGAGCCGTTCGGCGAGCAGCGCCGTGTGCCGCCCGGCGACCCTGGTGAGGATCAGGGTCGCCGGGCGGTCGCCGTTGAGGCCCAGCCGGCGGCGCAATGCGGCGGGGTCCACATCCACCCCCCGCTTCTTGATCTCGAGGGTGCCGATGCCGCGCTGACGGAGAGCCTTCTTCAGGTCCTTCTCGGCGTACGGGAGCGTTTCGAGAACGCGGAAGCCGGCCGCGAACGGGGTCTCAGCGGGCCGGTCGGTCGTGATGTAGGCGATCTGCTCCGAGAGCATCCTGCCGCCCAGCCTGCGTGCGAGATCGCCGATGAGGCGCGCGCGTATGACCGCGCCATCCGGCTCGTAGAGGAACTCCCCGAGCGGACCGGTCTCCTCGTCGGGACTGTCGGCATCGGCGGTCAGTTCGTCCGCCCGATCGCCGCGGATCACAAGTGCGGCGCGGTGGATGCCGGGCCGGGCCAGCGCTCCGAACCAGAGGCCCAGCTCGACGACCTGTCCGTCGGCGGAGACCCACTGCGCCTCCGCCGTCGAGGGGATGAGGTCGCGGTCGAATCCCGGACCGAGCTTCAGGCCGACCGATCGGCCGGTGGCGAGCTCGTACGCGAAGCCGAGCGACGGCGTGTAGTCGTCGGGGTCGGTGAGGCGCTCCGTCTGCGTGTGCCCGGCGGTCCGTCGCGCCGGGTCGAGGAAGACGCCGTCGATCTCGCGCAGGTCGACGTCTTCCGCACGCCGCTGCTCGACCCGAGCGCTGGGGAACGGGGCCAGGTTGAAGGAGGCGATGGCCGCGGTGACCTCGTCGGCCTCGATCGCCAGGACGTCCAGCTCGAGGGCGGCGAGGGCGAGAGCGTCGCCGCCGATCCCGCAGCCGAGGTCGGCGACCCGGCGGATCCCCGCCGCGCGGAACCGTCCGGCATGCCGCGCGGCGACCGGCAGCCGGGTGGCCTGCTCCAGGCCGGCCTCGGTGAAGAGCATCTGCGACGCGAAGTCGCCGAACTTGGCCACGGCCTTGCGGCGCAGTTTCGACTGCGTGAGAACGGCCGCGACCAGCGCGGGGGAGTGGCCCTGCTTGCGGAGGTCGCTGACGATCGCGAGCACGTCCCGCTCGCTGTTGTAGGGCGGAAGGGAGTCGAGCAGCCGCAGTCCCTCCGGGCTCAGGAGGGCGACCAGCTCGGAGCGTTCCATGCGCTCAACGCTACCCTGGACGTGCCGCCCCGCCCGGTCTGGCACTCACGTTGCGTGACTGCTAACGCACCCCCTAGACTCGTGTTAGCACTCTCAGTGCGAGTTTGCTAATCAGTCTTAGTAGAGACACTGTTCTTCACAGGAAAGGGGTCAACGTGTCGGTCTCCATCAAGCCGCTCGAGGATCGCATCGTCATCAAGCAGGTCGAGGCTGAGCAGACCACTGCTTCCGGTCTGGTCATCCCCGACACCGCCAAGGAGAAGCCGCAGGAGGGCGAGGTCGTCGCGGTGGGCCCTGGTCGCATCGACGACAACGGCAACCGCATCCCGCTCGATGTCGCCGTCGGCGACAAGGTCATCTACTCGAAGTACGGCGGCACCGAGGTGAAGTTCGGCGGCGAGGACTACCTCGTCCTGTCGGCTCGCGACGTGCTCGCGGTCGTCGTCCGCTGACGCACCCCCTCTTCTCGACGGCCCGGATGCTCTGAGCATCCGGGCCGTCGTGGTGTCTGCGGTCGCAGGTAGAGTCGGACGAGTGGCATCCTCCGACGACCTCAGCTCCCACCGCACATCCGGACTCGTCTACGCGGTCTCCGCGTACGTCCTGTGGGGCATCCTCCCGATCTACTTCCTGGCCCTCGCGCCCGCCTCAGCCTGGGAGATCGTCGGCTGGCGCGTGATCTTCTCGCTCGGGTTCTGCGCCATCGCCCTCACGGTGACCCGTTCCTGGCGCGCGTTCACGGCGCTGCTCACCGACAAGCGCGTCCTGTTCACGATGGGCCTCGCCGGCGCTCTCATCTACGTCAACTGGCAGACGTATGTGCTGGCGACGGTGAACGGCCACGTCGTCGAGGCGGCCCTCGGTTACTTCATCAACCCGATCGTCACGGTGTTCCTCGGCGTCGTCGTCCAGCGCGAGAAGCTGCGCGTCGCCCAGTGGGTCGCCGTCGGCGTGAGCGTCGTCGCCGTCATCGTCCTCGCGGTCGGCTACGGCTCGATGCCGTGGATCGCCCTCATCCTCGCCTTCTCGTTCGGCCTGTACGGCCTGATCAAGAAGCGGGTGGGCAACCGGGTGGATGCGCTCTCCGGCCTCACCCTCGAGACGATGTGGCTGACCCCGGTGGCCATCATCCAGCTCGTCGTCGTCGCCGTCACCGCCGGGCTCACCATCGGCACCGCGGGGGTGTGGCACACCGTTCTGCTCGTCGGAGCCGGTGTCATCACGGCCGTCCCGCTGCTGTTCTTCGCCGCGGCATCCCGTCGCCTCCCGCTCGTCTACATGGGCTTCATCCAGTACTTCGCCCCGTTCATCCAGTTCATCGTCGGCGTCGCCGTACTGCACGAGGCGATGCCGCCGGAGCGCTGGGTCGGCTTCGCGATCGTCTGGCTCGCGCTGCTCATCCTGAGCATCGACATGATCGTCGCCGCGCGGCAGGGCAAGCGGGCGGCGGAGCTCGACCTGGCCCCGGTGGACTGACCGCGAAGCGGCCGGAATATCCGTCCAGATTCTGCCGTTACCATTGAGCATCCACAGTCGCGCGTCCTCACACGGGATGCATCTTTGAAGGGGTGAGATGGATCAGGCGGATCCGTTCGGTTTCATCGGTTTGACCTACGACGACGTCATGCTCCTCCCCGGGCATACCGACGTCATCCCGAGTGAGGCGGACACGTCCACCCGCTTGACCAAGCGCATCTCGATGGCGACTCCGCTGCTCTCGAGCGCGATGGACACCGTCACCGAGTCGCGCATGGCCGTCGCCATGGCGCGCCAGGGCGGCATCGGCATCATCCACCGCAACCTCTCGATCGAGGACCAGGCGGCGCACGTCGACAAGGTCAAGCGGTCCGAGTCGGGCATGATCACCAACCCGGTGACCACGACCCCGGACGCGACCGTCGAAGAGGTCGACGCTCTGTGCGGCCAGTTCCGCGTCAGCGGTCTCCCCGTCGTCGAGCCGGACGGCACCCTCGTCGGCATCATCACCAACCGCGACATGCGTTTCGTGTCGCCGTTCGAGCGGTCGACCACCAAGGTCCGCGACGTCATGACCCGTCAGCCGCTGATCACGGCTCCGATCGGCATCGACCCGGACGCGGCCGTCGCCATCTTCGCCGAGCACAAGATCGAGAAGCTCCCCCTGGTGGACGCCGACGGCAAGCTCGGCGGCCTCATCACGGTGAAAGACTTCGACAAGAGCGAGAAGTACCCCGACGCCACGAAGGACGACGAGGGCCGGCTCCGTGTCGGCGCCGCGATCGGCTTCTTCGGCGACGCCTGGCAGCGCGCGATGACCCTGGTCGACGCGGGGGTCGACGTGATCGTCGTCGACACCGCCAACGGCGACAGCGCCGGCGTTCTGGACATCATCCGCCGCCTCAAGGCGGAGCCCCGAGCGTCGCACGTCGACGTCATCGGCGGCAACGTCGCCACCCGTTCGGGCGCTCAGGCGCTCATCGACGCGGGTGCCGACGCCATCAAGGTCGGTGTCGGCCCGGGCTCCATCTGCACCACGCGCGTCGTCGCCGGTGTGGGTGTGCCCCAGGTCACCGCGGTCTACGAGGCGTCGCTCGCCGCGCGCGAGGCCAACGTCCCGCTCATCGCCGACGGCGGTCTCCAGTACTCGGGCGACATCGCGAAGGCGCTTGTCGCCGGTGCGGACAGCGTCATGCTCGGATCGCTGCTGGCCGGCACCTCCGAGTCGCCGGGCGAGCTCGTGTTCGTCAACGGCAAGCAGTTCAAGAACTACCGCGGGATGGGGTCGCTCGGCGCTCTGCAGACGCGCGGCAAGAAGACCTCCTACTCGCGTGACCGCTACTTCCAGGCGGATGTGCCGAGCGACGAGCAGCTGATCGCCGAAGGCATCGAGGGTCAGGTGCCGTTCCGCGGCCCGCTCTCCGCCGTCGCCTACCAGCTCGTCGGCGGTCTGCGGCAGTCGATGTTCTATGTGGGCGCCCGCACCATCCCGGAGCTCAAGCAGAACGGCAAGTTCGTGCGCATCACCGCGGCGGGGCTCAAGGAGTCGCACCCGCACGACGTGCAGATGGTCGTGGAGGCTCCGAACTACCGTCGCTGACACGCAGCTTCAGGCCTGAGAAACCGCCGCCCGTTCCCTCGGGCGGCGGTTTCGTTTAGTCTGGAAGGCTTTGCCCGCCTCCCAGATCAGGATCACTCCATGAGCCACATCGACGTCTCCGGCGTCTCGTACACGCTCGCCGACGGCCGGCCGCTGCTCGACGACGTCTCGTTCCGGGTCGGGGATGGGCGCGTCGGCGCACTGATCGGCGCGAACGGCGCGGGCAAGTCGACCCTGCTGCGCATCATCCGGGGTGAACTCCGGCCCGACGCGGGCGGCGTCGTCAACGACGGCGGCCTCGCGGTGATGGACCAGTTCGTCGGACACGTCCGCGACGACCGGACGGTGAACGACCTGCTGGTGGGAGTGGCTCCGAAGGCGGTGAAGGCCGCGGCCGAAGCCCTGGAGGCGGCCGAGAACGCCATCATCGAGCGCGACGAGACCGACACACAGCTGCGGTATGCGAACGCGCTTGCCGAGTACGCCGACGCCGGCGGATACGAGCAGGAAGTCGTCTGGGACCAGTGCACGGTCGCCGCGCTCGGCGTCCCGTTCGAGCGTGCCCGATACCGCGCGGTCCGGACCCTGTCGGGCGGAGAGCAGAAGCGGTTGGTGCTGGAGGCGCTGCTGCGCGGTCCGGAACAGGTGCTGCTGCTCGACGAGCCGGACAACTACCTCGACGTCCCGGCCAAGCGCTGGCTGGAGGAGCAGCTCCGGGCGACGCAGAAGACGGTGCTGGTCGTCTCGCACGACCGCGAGCTGCTCGCCAACGCGGCCGACCGCATCATCACGCTGGAGCTGGGGGCCGCCGGCAACACGACGTGGACGCACGGGGGAGGTTTCGCCGGCTACCACGACGCCCGGCGCGAGCGCATGGAGCGGCTCGAGGAGCTTCGCCGCCGGTGGGATGAGGAGCACGCGAAGCTGAAGGCGCTGGTGCTGCGCTTCAAGGAGAAAGCGAAGTACAACAGCGACCTCGCGAACGCCTACCAGGCCGCGCAGACCCGGCTCGCCCGCTTCGAGGCGGTCGGTCCGCCACAGGCGGTGCCGCGCGAGCAGAACGTCCGGATGCGCTTGACCGGCGCACGCACCGGCCGTCGCGTGCTCGAATGCACAGATCTCGAACTGACCGGGCTGATGCGGCCGTTCGACGCCGAGGTCTGGTTCGGTGAGCGCGTCGCGGTGCTCGGCTCGAACGGGTCCGGGAAGTCGCACTTCCTCCGGCTGCTCGCGGCCGGCGGCACGGATCCGGACCCGTCGGCCGGGCATCTCGCCGCGGCGGAGAACGCCGGCGCTCCCGTCCCGCACACGGGCAACGCCAAACTCGGCGCCCGCGTCGCTCCCGGTCTGTTCGCGCAGGCTCACGAGCATCCCGAGCTGGTCGGACGGACGCTGCTGGAGATCCTGCACCGCGGAGACGAACGCCGCGACGGGATGCCCCGGGAGGCCGCGAGCCGGGTCCTCGATCGGTATGGTCTCGCCGGTGCCGCCGAGCAGACGTTCGAATCGCTGTCCGGCGGCCAGCAGGCGCGGCTGCAGATCCTGCTGCTCGAACTCTCCGGTGCGACGCTGCTGCTGCTCGACGAGCCGACCGACAACCTCGACCTGGTCTCGGCCGAGGCGCTCGAGGAGGGCCTCGCCGGCTTCGAGGGCACGGTGATCGCGGTCACGCACGACCGCTGGTTCGCTCGCGGGTTCGACCGGTTCCTGGTGTTCGGTTCCGACGGCGCGGTCTACGAGACCGACGAGCCGGTGTGGGACGAGCGGCGGGTCAGCCGCGCGCGCTGAGCTCGGCGATCCGGTCGATCGCGTCGGTGAGGACCTCCTGAGAACACGCCAGGTTGAGGCGGATGAAACCGGCGCCGGGCGCACCGAACTCGATGCCGGGATTGACGGCGACGCGGGCCTCCTCGAGGATGCGCGTGGCAGGGTCGTCGCCCCAGCCGAGGGCGCGCAGGTCGATCCAGGCCAGGTAGCTGGCGAGCGGCTCCCGGTAGCGAGCGCGCGGCAGACGGTCGGTCAGCAGGACGGACAGCAGTTCGCGGTTGGTCTCGATGGCCCGCAGCACGTCGTCGAGCCAGGGTCGCCCATCCCGGAAGGCCGCTTCGGTGGCGATCCGGCCGAAGTGGCTGGTGCGCACCTCCACCTCGATGGGCAGGGCGTGGATGCGCTCGGCCTGCTCCGGCGACGCCGTCACGAACAGTGCGCACTTCAGGCCGGCCAGGTTCCAGGCCTTGCTGGCGGAGTGGGCGGCCACGCCGATCCGTCGCGCCTCCTCCGACACCGAGAGGAACGGCGTGAACGTCGCGTCGGTGTGCGTGAGCGGTGCGTGCACCTCGTCGCTCACGACGAACACACCGTGGTGGGCCGCCAGCGCGGCGACCGCCTCCAGCTCGGCGCGCGGGTGGACCAGACCGAGCGGATTGTGCGGGTTGCAG is from Leifsonia sp. 466MF and encodes:
- a CDS encoding MalY/PatB family protein, whose protein sequence is MTVEAEPLSRLRQRTSEKWRAYPDDVLPLFVAEMDYPLAPPIAAALHAAVDRSDTGYIGPDDRTQRAFVDFARDRWGWEVDPAQTRTTTDVSVVIVEALRMLIEPGDRVVITPPVYPPFFELIPEAGGVVEEVPLLEGGTDGRGWALDLAGLERAFAGGAKAFLLCNPHNPLGLVHPRAELEAVAALAAHHGVFVVSDEVHAPLTHTDATFTPFLSVSEEARRIGVAAHSASKAWNLAGLKCALFVTASPEQAERIHALPIEVEVRTSHFGRIATEAAFRDGRPWLDDVLRAIETNRELLSVLLTDRLPRARYREPLASYLAWIDLRALGWGDDPATRILEEARVAVNPGIEFGAPGAGFIRLNLACSQEVLTDAIDRIAELSARG